Genomic segment of Flavobacteriales bacterium:
CATTTCATAGCCATTTTTATCTCTTCTGAAATAATCCTTTGCTCCTAGCCTTGCATTACTTTGTTCAATGATTACTTCATCTGCTGATTTATTAATAGCAAATGGAAATGGAGCAATTAAATCTGTATGAGACCAAGGAAGTCCTTTTTGGTACTCGTACTTAAACTTACCTTCCTTAGGAAATAAAAACACTATAAATCCTGTGGCCAAAATAAATAGCCCTATTCTAAAAATAGATTCGTGTCTTTCGGAGATGTAAGTGAATATCTTTTTCATAAATCGTTCGTTACAGGCAAATATACATCCTTAGCATTTTATTGAACCAATAGTGTAATGATATTCACCAAATACAAAATTGTTCAAAATTTTTACCTTTGAAACTAAGTGGTGTGATTAATTATAAACATCATTAAATAAAGCTTATGAAAGAAGTTTACATCGTTTCGGCCACAAGAACTCCAATAGGAGGCTTTGGTGGTCATCTCTCATCCATAACTGCTCCTAAACTTGGTTCTTTTGCAATACGAGAAGCAGTCAGTTCTTCAGGAATCGATATCAATCAAGTGGATGAAGTATTAATGGGTAATGTATTACAAGCAAATCTGGGTCAAGCTCCTGCTCGACAAGCCGCGATTCTTTCCGGATTATCCGAAAATGTGCCATGCACAACTATCAATAAAGTATGTTCCTCTGGAATGAAAGCAATCATGCTTGGAGCACAATCTATATTAACAGGAGATAATGATATCGTTGTAGCTGGAGGAATGGAAAATATGTCTGCAGTTCCTTATTACTTAGACAAGGTGAGGAATGGATACCGCTTAGGTAATGGACAAATTATCGATGGCTTGGTAAGCGATGGTTTAACTGACGCATACGATGGCAACCACATGGGTTTAGCGGCAGAGTTATGTGCTGAAAACAATAACATATCCAGAAAAGATCAAGATAATTATGCAATAGAGTCTTATCAAAGATCTTCTAAAGCATGGTCTGAAGGAAAGTTCGGTGATGAAGTTTGTTCTGTGGAAGTTCCACAACGAAAAGGTGATCCCAAAATCATTGATACGGATGAAGAATTTACAAATGTCAATCTCGAAAAAATCCCAAACCTTAGAACTGTATTCAAAAAAGACGGTACGGTAACAGCTGGCAATGCCTCTACTCTTAATGATGGCGCTGCAGCGTTGGTACTTATGAGTAAAGACAAAGCAGACGAACTGGGTATTAAACCACTAGCCAAGATATTAGCTCATGCTGATGCGGCTCAAGAACCAGTAAATTTCACAACAGCTCCTTCTAAAGCAATTCCGATTGCTCTAAAAAAGGCAAGGATAACAATTAGTGATGTAGACTATTTTGAAATTAACGAAGCATTCTCTGTTGTATCTCTGGCCAACAATCAACTATTAAATTTAGATCCCGCTAAAGTCAATGTTAATGGTGGTGCCGTTTCTCTTGGACACCCATTAGGTTGTTCTGGAGCTAGGATTATAGTAACATTGATTAATGTTCTGAAACAAAATAAAGGAATGATTGGTGTAGCGGGAATATGTAATGGAGGCGGTGGTGCTTCAGCTATTGTAATCGAATTAATGTAAAGATGGAATATGGAATTACCATATTAAGTATTGTCCCAGTGAGGACAAACCCAGGTGATATACATGAAATGTGCACTCAGCTATTATTTGGTGATCACTATACTATTCTAGAAGAAATAAAAAACTGGACAAAAATCAGAGTTGCTTTCGACGATTATGAAGGGTGGATTTGTGCAAAGCAAGTTCGAAAAATTAGCGAAAAAGAGTTTATTCAAGTTAATTCGACAACGAACAATCTATTGATTAGTAAACTTGCGCTTTTAGATACTTCATCCGTTAATTTTGTCATTTCGATAGGAAGCAGTCTCCCCCAATATAAAAATGGCCAAGGAAAAATCGCCGATCTTCAATTTACTCTATCTAACGACATAGAAACAAAAAGTGTGGTTGAACCCAAAAGGTTAATAGAAATAGCTAAAATATATGCCGGTGCTCCTTATTTATGGGGTGGTAAATCTATTTTCGGAATCGATTGTTCTGGATATTCTCAAATGGTATATAAGATTTGTGGGATTAAAATAAAGCGGGACGCATCACAGCAAGTAATTCAAGGAACACTAATAAAAGAGGTAAGTGAATCTCAACCCGGAGACTTAGCTTTCTTCAACAACCCTAAAGGAGCTATTACCCATGTGGGAATTATTCTTGAGGGCAATGTTATTCTACATGCCTCCGGTTTTGTAAGGCAAGACCGACTGGATTCTAAAGGAATTTTCAATAAAGATTCTAACGAATACACACATTTTCTTCATAGTATCAAAAGGCACTTCTAGTGCCATATTGACATTCCTTATTACAACGCAAGCGCCATCCTGACAAAGAATTAGACTTTTTCTAATGTGGCAAACTCTTTGACCTTCTCGAACCAAACATTAAATCTCTAGCTATGGATCTTAATAAATTCACAACCAAATCTCAAGAAGCAATTCAAATGGCGCAACAATTGACCGTCGAAAAGAAGCATCAAAGCATTGAGAACAGTCATATTCTAGAAGGAATCTTTTCGGTTGACAAGAGTACTGTTCCGTTTTTATTAAAAAAATCTGGAATCAATTACAATATTCTATTGTCTGCGTTAGACCGTATTACCTCCTCTCTTCCAAAAGTGGAAAATGGAAATCAATATTTAAGTCCTAATGCAAATCAAACATTAACGAGAGCAATACAATTAGCCAAAGAGAACAAAGATGAATTCATTTCAATCGAATTTCTATTCTTAGCGTTAATTAACTCTAATGATAGTACGGGAAACCTTTTAAAGGATGCCGGTGTAAACGAAAAAGAAATAACCAAAGCAATTAACGAATTAAGAAAAGAAGCAAAAGTGAATAGTCAAAGTGCGGAAGAAACTTACGACGCATTAGGGAAGTATGCTGTCAACTTAAACGAGATGGCATTGAATGGAAAACTAGATCCTGTTATTGGGAGAGATGAAGAAATCAGACGTGTTCTTCGAATAATTTCTCGGAGAACAAAGAATAACCCCATTCTTATTGGGGAACCAGGTGTAGGTAAAACAGCCATTGCTGAAGGAATTGCACATCGAATAATAAACAAAGACGTACCTGAAAACCTGATTTCAAAAAAGCTTTTCTCGTTGGATATGGGAGCTTTAATAGCTGGCGCCAAATACAAAGGTGAATTTGAAGAGAGACTAAAATCTGTAATAAAAGAGGTAATAAGCTCTGAAGGGGAGATTGTTTTATTTATCGATGAGATACACACCTTAGTTGGTGCTGGTGGTGGAGAAGGGGCTATGGATGCAGCCAATATATTAAAACCGGCTCTCGCCAGAGGTGAACTTAGAGCAATTGGTGCAACTACATTGAATGAGTATCAAAAGTATTTCGAAAAAGACAAAGCACTAGAACGACGATTCCAAAAAGTGCTTATTAATGAACCCAATACACTGGATGCTATTTCAATTCTGAGAGGCTTAAAAGAAAAGTACGAATCGCATCATAAAGTAAGAATCAAAGATGAGGCAATCATAGCGGCCGTGGAATTATCGACACGCTATATTTCCGATCGTCAGTTACCCGATAAAGCAATTGACCTAATTGATGAAGCTGGTGCGAAAATCAGGATGGACATCAATTCGATGCCCGAAGAATTAGATGAACTAGAACGAAAGATTAAACAATTCGAAATAGAAAGGGAGGCAATAAAAAGAGAAAAGGATCACAATAAGCTTTCTGCATTGAATGAGAAGCTAGCCAATCTTCAAGAAGAAAGAGATGCGATGAAAAGCAAATGGCAAGAAGAGAAAGATATCATCGACGGTATCCAAATCCTCAAGGAAGAAATAGAAGATTTAAAATTCGAAGCAGAACAAGCAGAACGAGATGGCGATTTAGCGAAGGTGGCCGAAATTAGATATAGCATTTTAATAGAGAAGCAAGAAGTATTCAAAACCTACAAGGACAAGGTGAAATTACTCCAGGATCAGAATTCTCAACTTCTAAAAGAAGAAGTTGACAGTGAAGATATAGCAGATATTGTTTCCAAATGGACAGGCATTCCTATTAACAAATTAATAGAAACAGAAAAAGAAAAACTTCTACATTTAGAAGACGAACTCAAAAAGC
This window contains:
- a CDS encoding C40 family peptidase, with translation MEYGITILSIVPVRTNPGDIHEMCTQLLFGDHYTILEEIKNWTKIRVAFDDYEGWICAKQVRKISEKEFIQVNSTTNNLLISKLALLDTSSVNFVISIGSSLPQYKNGQGKIADLQFTLSNDIETKSVVEPKRLIEIAKIYAGAPYLWGGKSIFGIDCSGYSQMVYKICGIKIKRDASQQVIQGTLIKEVSESQPGDLAFFNNPKGAITHVGIILEGNVILHASGFVRQDRLDSKGIFNKDSNEYTHFLHSIKRHF
- a CDS encoding phosphohydrolase, with the protein product MKKIFTYISERHESIFRIGLFILATGFIVFLFPKEGKFKYEYQKGLPWSHTDLIAPFPFAINKSADEVIIEQSNARLGAKDYFRRDKNGYEM
- a CDS encoding acetyl-CoA C-acyltransferase, producing the protein MKEVYIVSATRTPIGGFGGHLSSITAPKLGSFAIREAVSSSGIDINQVDEVLMGNVLQANLGQAPARQAAILSGLSENVPCTTINKVCSSGMKAIMLGAQSILTGDNDIVVAGGMENMSAVPYYLDKVRNGYRLGNGQIIDGLVSDGLTDAYDGNHMGLAAELCAENNNISRKDQDNYAIESYQRSSKAWSEGKFGDEVCSVEVPQRKGDPKIIDTDEEFTNVNLEKIPNLRTVFKKDGTVTAGNASTLNDGAAALVLMSKDKADELGIKPLAKILAHADAAQEPVNFTTAPSKAIPIALKKARITISDVDYFEINEAFSVVSLANNQLLNLDPAKVNVNGGAVSLGHPLGCSGARIIVTLINVLKQNKGMIGVAGICNGGGGASAIVIELM
- a CDS encoding AAA family ATPase, which codes for MDLNKFTTKSQEAIQMAQQLTVEKKHQSIENSHILEGIFSVDKSTVPFLLKKSGINYNILLSALDRITSSLPKVENGNQYLSPNANQTLTRAIQLAKENKDEFISIEFLFLALINSNDSTGNLLKDAGVNEKEITKAINELRKEAKVNSQSAEETYDALGKYAVNLNEMALNGKLDPVIGRDEEIRRVLRIISRRTKNNPILIGEPGVGKTAIAEGIAHRIINKDVPENLISKKLFSLDMGALIAGAKYKGEFEERLKSVIKEVISSEGEIVLFIDEIHTLVGAGGGEGAMDAANILKPALARGELRAIGATTLNEYQKYFEKDKALERRFQKVLINEPNTLDAISILRGLKEKYESHHKVRIKDEAIIAAVELSTRYISDRQLPDKAIDLIDEAGAKIRMDINSMPEELDELERKIKQFEIEREAIKREKDHNKLSALNEKLANLQEERDAMKSKWQEEKDIIDGIQILKEEIEDLKFEAEQAERDGDLAKVAEIRYSILIEKQEVFKTYKDKVKLLQDQNSQLLKEEVDSEDIADIVSKWTGIPINKLIETEKEKLLHLEDELKKRVIGQDHAIESVSNAIRISRAGLQDAKRPIGSFIFMGTTGVGKTELAKALAELLFSDEKAVTRLDMTEFQEQYSVSKLIGAPPGYIGYDEGGQLTEAIRQRPYSIILLDEIEKAHPAVFNILLQVLEDGRLTDSKGRVADFKNTLIIMTSNLGADIIEKAYTQIDVANENQILDQMKEEINILLK